In the Thermomicrobiales bacterium genome, GTTCCTCGGCCTCGGCTTTCCACCCGATGTGCCAACCTGGGGTCGTTTGCTCAACGACTCGATCAACTTCATGGAGATCGCGCCGCACATGGTCATCTTCCCGGCGATGATGATCTTTCTGGCCGTGCTCTCCATCAACTACGTTGGCGACGGGCTCCGCGACGCGCTCGACCCGCGCAAATCGCTCTGACGCTGGCGCGAGACCGCCTTGCCGGAGCATGATTGCCGGTCGGGGCCGCGATCGGGTAACGTGCAGGTGTGGGGGGTAGCGTGAAGCTGCGATGTATCGAATGTGGGCGGGAGTACCCGCCGGAAGATACGCGGACGGGCTGTGACTGTGGCGGGCTGCTCGAAGTCGAGCTGGAGATCCCGCCCGTCTCTCGTGAGATGTTCGATGCGCGACTTGGGATGCTCGATCACCCACTGCGATCCGGCGTCTGGCGCTATCGCGAGCTGATGCCCGCCTTCCCGGACGACGCGATTGTCTCCAAGCCCGAGGGTAACACCAATCTCTATCACGACCAGCGCCTGAGCGATTTTGCCGGGACCGAGGTCTGGTTCAAGCACGAAGGTGAGAACCCGACCGGCTCATTCAAAGATCGCGGTATGACAGTCGGCGTCAGCCATGCCCGCTGGACTGGCGCGACGATGGTTGCTTGCGCCTCGACCGGCAATACCAGTGCATCGGTTGCTGCATACGCCGCGACGGCCGGCATTCCCTCGGTCGTCTTCATCCCCGAGGGCAAGATCTCGGCCGCAAAGCTCGGCCAGACCATCGCCTACGGCACGACGATCATCCAGGTGCGCGGAGATTTCGATGCGGCCATGCGGATGGTTCGTGAGGCGACGAGCAGGTACGGTATCTACTTGCTGAACTCACTGAATCCATTTCGGCTGGAGGGCCAGAAGTCGATCGTGCTGGAGTCGCTCCAGCAGCTTCGCTGGCAGGTTCCCGACTGGATCGTCATCCCTGGCGGCAATCTCGGCAATACCAGCGCGCTTGGCAAGGCGTTGCGCGAGGCAGTCGCGGCCGGCCTCATCGACGAGATGCCGCGTATCGCCGTCTCTCAGGCGGCCGGCGCCGCGCCGTTCTACCGCGCCTGGCAGACCGGCTTCGAGACCTACGAGCCAGTGGCCGCCGAAACGATCGCGAGCGCGATTCGGATCGGCGACCCAGTCAACTACACCAAGGCGCGGCGTGCCATCCTCGACACCGAGGGAACGGTGACTGCCGTTGACGATGACGCGATTATGGCGGCCAAGGCCATGGTCGATCGTGTCGGCATTGGCTGCGAGCCGGCCTCGGCGGCCGGCCTGGCCGGTATTCGTCGCCTCGTGACCGAGGGCGTTATCCAGCCGGGTGAGCGAGTCCTGACCTATCTGACAGGCCATCTGCTGAAGGACACCGAAGCGAGCGCCGACTACTACATCACCCGTGGTGGCGCGTATCCGACGGTCATTGATCCGACACTGGAGGCGCTGGACCGTGCTATTGCCGACCTCCTGTAACATCCGCGTCCCCGCGTCCAGCGCCAACCTCGGCCCCGGCTTTGACTCGCTGGGTCTAGCGCTCGATCTCTGGATGCAGGTGGATGTAACCCGTCTCAACGGCCCGGGCGACGTTCGTGTCGTTGCCTGCGACGATCTGCTGGGCGGCGGCAACCTCGTCGTCGAGGCGATGCAGGTGACGGCGGATCGGCTCGGGATGTCGCTCCCATCCTGTGAGATCGCGGTCTTGAGCGATATTCCAGTCGCGCGCGGACTGGGCTCATCTGCCTCGGCAATCGTCGCCGGTATTCACGCGGCCGGCTTCGTCCTCGATGTGCCGCTTTCCCCGGCGCTCGTCGTTGACATCGGCGGCGAGATGGAGGGCCATGCCGACAATATCTCGGCGTCGGAGCTGGGCGGGGCAACCGTCTCGATCCGCGCCGAACGCGGCTGGGTTGCAGAGGTCGTCGCCCCCGCATTGCCCTGGGAGGTCGTTGCTCTTGTCCCGGACGCCCCGGCGTTCACGCATGAAGCGCGCGGCATCCTTCCTCCAGCCGTCTCGATCCCGGACGCGGCGGCCAATATCGGTCGTGCCGCCATGCTGGCGCTGGCGCTTCGTGATGGCCGCGGCGATCTGCTGCGCGAGGCGATGAAGGACCGATTGCACCAACCCTACCGCGCCGCGATCTTCCCCCATCTCGAGCCGGTCATTGACGCAGCGCTAGCGGCCGGCGCCCTCGGCGCCAGCCTGTCGGGGGCCGGCCCGACGATCCTTGCCTTCGCTGACACCGCTGTTGCCGCAGCTGTGGCTATCGCAATGGAGGCCGCGGCCTCCTCACATCGATTCGCGGGACGAGCGAGCAGGTTGGCGATTGCAGGTGGCGCAATTGTCGATGTGCGCGCGCCTGTCCGATAGCGGCTCGTCTGCAGCCATTGCGCTCGCTACGTCAGATTGCCCCGCGAGACAGTGGATGATCTGGTAGACTTCGCGGTTGTCGCGGCGTGGGCCGTGATGGAGACAGATGGATAGTCGCCTTTCTGCGCCGCCGGCCGGGTGGGTCGCGCAACCACCGCCCGAGCCCTGAGCGTCGCAACTACCGGGAGGAAGGAGCACGCGTTGCGCAAGCACGCCGCTGATCCCCAAGTTCGCGATTACGAGATGATGCTCGTCGTCGCGCCGACCGTGACCGAAGAAGGCCTCCAGCAGGTCGTCGATCGGATCTCGGGGTACATCACCGCCCAGAACGGGACCGTCGACTCGACCAACAGCCAGAATCCCTGGGGTCGCCGTCGATTGGCATATCCGATCCGGGACTTCAACGACGCGTTTTACGCCCTCTACCGCTTCCATGCGACATCGGACGCGATCGACGAGCTCGAACGCGACCTGCGGCTGGACGAACAGGTGATCCGACACCTGATCGTGCGGTACGATGTTCTCACTGAACACGAGGAACGGCCGCGCGGCGAGGGATTTCGCCGTGGCGAGCCGGTTTCGACCCGCACTGCCGAGCCGATAGCTGACGCTCCGGCTGCACCAGACGCGACCGTCGAGAGTGCCGAGGCTGTCGAGAGTGTCGAGGCTGTCGAGAGTGCCGAGGCCGTCGAAAGTGTCGAGGCCGTCGAGAGTGTCGAGGCCGTCGAGAGTGTTACTGAGTCGGACGAGGGCGGCGAAGACGTGTCGAAGCCGGACGAGGCATAGACGCCCTCGCGCGTCCGCGCCAGTAGCCGTTGGCTCGGCTGGCCCGCCGCGCAGCATTCAGGAAGTGGAAGAGGAGAGCGTCATGTCGCGAGGCTTCAGTCATGTGGTTCTGGTCGGGAATCTCGGCCGTGACCCGGAGATGCGCTATAGCCAGAACGGGACGCCGATCACGAATTTCTCGATGGCGGTCAGTCGTCGCCGTCGCGACCAGGAGGGCCAGTTCCAGGATGAAACGAGCTGGTTCCGCGTGACGCTCTTCCGCTCAATGGCCGAAAACGCGAATGACTGGTTGCGTAAAGGCAACCGAGTCCTGGTCGAAGGCCAGCTGCAGATCCGACAATATACCGATAGCAACGGGGTCGAAAAGACCAGTGTCGAGGTGGTGGCGAACAGCTTCCAGAACCTGACCGCGCGCGAAGACCAGGGTGGCGATGCCACCGGCGCGTACAGTGGCGGCTACAACCGGGACAATCGCAGCCAGAGCGGTAGCGCGCCGCGAGGCGGCGAACGCCCGACACAGCCGCCGAGCCAACCGAGCCAGCAAAGTCAGCAGAACGACCCGTTTGGTGATTACGACGACGATATTAACGATGTCCCGTTCTAGCACATCCGCCCCGCTGGGACTGTAGGGAAGACGAGGAAGAAGCCGATGGATGAGCGACAGTCGTCGCATGGGGACCAGTCTGGTGCGGGCCGGCCGCGCCGCTTCGTGAGCAGCGGCCCGGGCCGCTCCTTTTCTCGCCGCAAGGTCTGCGGATTCTGCGTCGATGGCATCAATCACGTCGATTACAAGGACGTCCCGCGCCTGCGGCGCTACGTCTCTGATCGAGGCATGATCGAGCCGCGCCGCAAGAGCGGAACCTGCGCCAAGCACCAACGCTCGTTGGCAGTCGCGATCAAGCGCGCCCGGCATCTGTCGCTGCTCTCCTTCACCGAGGGCTCGCGCGAGGGTCGAGATCGCGGCGGTCGGGGCGAGCGCGGTGGTCGTGGCCGAGACCGTGGTCCTCGAGACTTCGGCGACCGCGGGCCACGCGAATTTGGTGACCGCGGGCCGCGTGACTTCGGCGACCGTGGGCCTCGAGACTTTGGTGACCGCGGGCCGCGCAGCTTCAGCGATCGTGGGCCGCGTGAGGACTTCCGCGACGCAGGGTCGCGACCGCAGACCGAGAGCAACGATTAGGCGCGTGGGCGCTTGTGTCGCCAGTTTCAGCTGGCGCGAGTGTTCCGCAGGAACCCGGTGGTTGCCGGGTTCCTGCCACGTGACCTTGCCTGCGTCCGGCTTCAGCGAAGCGAGATTCGCCGCATGCTAGATGGAATTCGTGAACGCGCCCGGAACGTTTTCTCTCGCTCCGGGGCGCAGCCGCAGCGGCGGGTCACCCGCCGTGAACGCGAAGACCGCCAGAAACGTCTGCTGTATATCGCCACGGGCATCGCCGGGGCGGTGGTTATCATCGCGCTCGTGGTTGGCGCTTCATATCAGTATTACTTCTACCCGCGCAGCGCCGTTGCAACGGTCAATGGCACGAAGATCGAACGACGCGATTACTGGATGGTCCGTGGGCTGCAGTTGCGCCAGAACCTCGCGCAGCTGAATCAGCAATATCAGATGACCCAGCCGGATCAACGCCCTCAGCTCGAGCAGCAGGCACAAACCATCACCGACGAGCTGAAGGACGTGCGCGGCGCTGCCCTGGCTGAGGACACGATCTCGGCGATGGTCGATAACGTGATCGTTCTCCAGCACATGGGCGAGTTCGGGATTCAGATCACACAGGCCGAGATGGACGAGTTCACCGCCGCGCAGTTCGCGCCCGGGCCGTTGAGCTCGCCGACCCCGACTCCGCCGGTTGACGCGACCGCCGCGGCCTGGGCGACCGGCACCAGTGAAGCCAAGGCTGCCGAGGCAACTCAGACAATGCAGGCGATGGAGACTGCCGCCGCTGCCGCCTCGCCAACCGGCGAGATCACCGGCACCCCGGAGGCCACCGGAACCGTCGCTACGTCGCCAACGTCGGAGGCGACCACCACTGCCCCGGCAGTAGTCGAGACGGGCACACCGGCCACCGATGGCACGCCATCTGGCTCGCCAGTGATTCCACCCTCGCCGACCCCGTCTCCGACGATCGCGGCCGACGCCGCGCGGGCGACGGCGGTGTCGCGGATCGACCAGTACACGACCAACTTCCTCAAGCCGTCCGGAATGACACGTGCGGATTATGACCGTTTGATCGTCAGGCCGGAGCTGGCGAAGTCGAAGGTGCGAGAGCAGCTCGAGGGCAAGGTGCCGCAACGCGCCGATCAGATCCACGCGGCCCATATCCTTGTCGCCACCG is a window encoding:
- the thrC gene encoding threonine synthase produces the protein MKLRCIECGREYPPEDTRTGCDCGGLLEVELEIPPVSREMFDARLGMLDHPLRSGVWRYRELMPAFPDDAIVSKPEGNTNLYHDQRLSDFAGTEVWFKHEGENPTGSFKDRGMTVGVSHARWTGATMVACASTGNTSASVAAYAATAGIPSVVFIPEGKISAAKLGQTIAYGTTIIQVRGDFDAAMRMVREATSRYGIYLLNSLNPFRLEGQKSIVLESLQQLRWQVPDWIVIPGGNLGNTSALGKALREAVAAGLIDEMPRIAVSQAAGAAPFYRAWQTGFETYEPVAAETIASAIRIGDPVNYTKARRAILDTEGTVTAVDDDAIMAAKAMVDRVGIGCEPASAAGLAGIRRLVTEGVIQPGERVLTYLTGHLLKDTEASADYYITRGGAYPTVIDPTLEALDRAIADLL
- the thrB gene encoding homoserine kinase, with product MLLPTSCNIRVPASSANLGPGFDSLGLALDLWMQVDVTRLNGPGDVRVVACDDLLGGGNLVVEAMQVTADRLGMSLPSCEIAVLSDIPVARGLGSSASAIVAGIHAAGFVLDVPLSPALVVDIGGEMEGHADNISASELGGATVSIRAERGWVAEVVAPALPWEVVALVPDAPAFTHEARGILPPAVSIPDAAANIGRAAMLALALRDGRGDLLREAMKDRLHQPYRAAIFPHLEPVIDAALAAGALGASLSGAGPTILAFADTAVAAAVAIAMEAAASSHRFAGRASRLAIAGGAIVDVRAPVR
- the rpsF gene encoding 30S ribosomal protein S6; this translates as MRKHAADPQVRDYEMMLVVAPTVTEEGLQQVVDRISGYITAQNGTVDSTNSQNPWGRRRLAYPIRDFNDAFYALYRFHATSDAIDELERDLRLDEQVIRHLIVRYDVLTEHEERPRGEGFRRGEPVSTRTAEPIADAPAAPDATVESAEAVESVEAVESAEAVESVEAVESVEAVESVTESDEGGEDVSKPDEA
- the ssb gene encoding single-stranded DNA-binding protein translates to MSRGFSHVVLVGNLGRDPEMRYSQNGTPITNFSMAVSRRRRDQEGQFQDETSWFRVTLFRSMAENANDWLRKGNRVLVEGQLQIRQYTDSNGVEKTSVEVVANSFQNLTAREDQGGDATGAYSGGYNRDNRSQSGSAPRGGERPTQPPSQPSQQSQQNDPFGDYDDDINDVPF
- the rpsR gene encoding 30S ribosomal protein S18, yielding MDERQSSHGDQSGAGRPRRFVSSGPGRSFSRRKVCGFCVDGINHVDYKDVPRLRRYVSDRGMIEPRRKSGTCAKHQRSLAVAIKRARHLSLLSFTEGSREGRDRGGRGERGGRGRDRGPRDFGDRGPREFGDRGPRDFGDRGPRDFGDRGPRSFSDRGPREDFRDAGSRPQTESND
- a CDS encoding peptidylprolyl isomerase, giving the protein MLDGIRERARNVFSRSGAQPQRRVTRREREDRQKRLLYIATGIAGAVVIIALVVGASYQYYFYPRSAVATVNGTKIERRDYWMVRGLQLRQNLAQLNQQYQMTQPDQRPQLEQQAQTITDELKDVRGAALAEDTISAMVDNVIVLQHMGEFGIQITQAEMDEFTAAQFAPGPLSSPTPTPPVDATAAAWATGTSEAKAAEATQTMQAMETAAAAASPTGEITGTPEATGTVATSPTSEATTTAPAVVETGTPATDGTPSGSPVIPPSPTPSPTIAADAARATAVSRIDQYTTNFLKPSGMTRADYDRLIVRPELAKSKVREQLEGKVPQRADQIHAAHILVATEDAAKAVEDRLAKGEDFAAVAKEVSTDTQTAGNGGDLGWFPRGVMVAPFEAAAFALKPDEVSAPVQSTFGWHVIKVFEVEQDRPLTLDMVQSLKVRAYNDWVQKQRDASEITSAVPLTTLQRQQNQSSNSTFQAPADAPQPPPPTLAPASPAP